The stretch of DNA TCCAGGGAGGGGCGAAGTTGCTACTTCCCGAACCCAGCCGGCGCGGGCGAGACCACCGTCGTCGTGCCGCCGCGGATTTCCTTTACCTCGAGCGCACGCTCGGCGACGTTGTCCTTGCCGAAGCGGAACGCGCCGTCGATGCCGGCAAAGCCGTCGCCGTCGCGCAGGCGGTTCACCGGGAACGGCGTGCCGGGCTTCCAATCGCGGGCGATGCGAACCGTCAGCAGGACCGAGTCGTAACCGAGGCTCGACAGGCGGTACGGCCCGGCCCCGAACCGTGCGCGGTATTTGGCGGCGTATTGGCGATAGAGCGTGTCCGAGACGCTGGCATACCAGGCGCCGGAAAGCGCGGGCTTCGCGGCGATCGCAGTGTCCGAATTCCAGAGTTCGGTGCCGAGGATGCGCGTCGACGCGCCGACGCCGCGCTTGACCATCGCCGCCGCCGAGGCTGCGGTGGCGCCACCGTCGGCGATCAGGACCGCGTCATAGGGGGCCTTTGCTGCCAACCGCGTGACGGCACCCGAAACGCCGCCGGGACCGCGCGCGTAGGTCTGGAGCGAGACGACCTGGCCACCCGCGCCTTCGACCGCGCGGAGGAACGCGGTCGAGGCGCGTTCGCCGTACAGCCCGTTGGGGACGAGGCCGGCGAAGTTGCTGACGCCGCGCTCCTTGGCGAAATCGACGACCCGGGCGATCGACTGGGTCGGGACATAGCCCATCAGATACGCGCCATTGCCCGCCACGCCGAGATCGTTGGAGAAGCTCAGCACCGGGATGTTCGCGGCGCGTGCGATCGGCGCGACCGCACGGACGTCGTCGGCGAGCAACGGCCCGAGGATCAGTTGCGCGCCCTCGGCGATCGCGCGCTGGGCGGCGGCGGCGGCACCGGTCGCGGTGTCGTAGTTGGTGATCCGGACGCGCTGGTTCTGCGTGTCGAGCAGGGCGAGCATCGTCGCGTTGGCGATCGACGTGCCGACGCCCGCGTTACTGCCCGACAGCGGGACGAGCAGCGCGACGCGGTTACGCTCGGCATCGCGCGGGATGCCGGTCTCGACACCGATGTCGGGACGATCGACGGGGCGCGTGGTCGGGCGCTGCTGCGACGGTTCGACGGGACCACGCGGGACGATCGTCTGGCACGCGCTGAGCAGGCACGCCGCGGCAAGCGTCGCCCATCGCCCGAATGTGCCCATCGAAAGCGGGCCGGATTGCCCTATCGTCGTCGCGTCTGCCATGACCGTCCCCATGAACCCTGAAACTCTTCTCGATCCCGGCCTCTACATCGTCGCGACCCCGATCGGCAATCTTGGCGATCTGTCGCCGCGCGCCGCCGACATCCTACGCCGCGCCGACGTGATCGCGGTCGAGGACAGCCGCGTGACCGCCGGCTTGCTCCGCCACATCGGCACGAAGACGCCGATGGTGCCGTATCACGATCACAGCGCGGAGGGCGTGCGCCCGGCGCTGATCGCGCGGATGGCGACGCAGGCGGTGGCGCTGGTGTCCGACGCGGGGACGCCGTTGATTTCCGATCCGGGGTTCAAGCTGGTGCGTGATGCGCGCGCGGCGGGGCATCTGGTGGTGACGATCCCGGGGCCGTGCGCAGCGGTGGCGGCGCTGACGCTGGCGGGGCTGCCGACCGACCGGTTCCTGTTCGTGGGGTTTCTGCCGTCGAAGATGCATGCGCGGGCGGAGGCGATCGCCGAAGTGGCCACCATTCGCGCGACGCTGGTGATGTATGAGTCGGGGCCAAGGTTGGGGGCGTGTCTGGCGGCGCTGCTGGAAGGGCTCGGCGACCGCGAGGCGGCGGTGACGCGCGAGATCAGCAAGAAGTTCGAGGAGGCCGTGACGGGGACGCTCTCGACGCTGGCCGAACGGTATGCGGACGCGCCGCCTCGTGGGGAGATCGTGATCGTCGTGGCACCGCCGGGCGAGGCTCCGCCTGCTAGTGCTGAGGATGGGGATGCGGCGTTGACCGAAGCGCTCACACGCCTGTCTACTGGCCAAGCCGCAAGCGAAGTCGCGAAGAAGCTCGGGCTCGACCGGAAGGCTCTCTACGCGCGGGCGCTGGAACTGAAGGCGGAAAAAGGGTGATCGCCCTTCTTCCCCCCTCCCTGGAAGGGAGGGGACGGGGGTGGGTCGGCTGCTTGGGGTCCGCAGCAACAGCCAATCGGCCAACCCACCCCCGACCCCTCCCTTTCAGGGATGGGAGCAGGCATGCGTGACCGTCGTTCCGCAGAGATTGCCGGGCGTCGCGGCGAGCGGCTGGCGGGGTGGTGGCTGCGGCTGAAGGGCTGGAGCATCCTCGATCGTCGCGTGAGGACTCCCGCCGGCGAAGTCGACCTCGTCGTGCGCAAAGGAAACCTGATCGCGTTCGTCGAGGTCAAGACGCGCGCGACCGCGGCCGAACTCGACTTCGCGATCGACGAACGCCGCCTCGCGCGGGTGGCCGCGGCGGCAGAATATCTGATGCCGCGCTATGCCGGGCCAGGCGACGACATCCGCGTCGACGTCATCCTGCTCGCACCCGGTACGCGGCCGCGGCACATCGAGAATGCCTGGATCGGGTAGCAACCCGCAACATTCCGTCATCCTGACGAAAGTCAGGATCCAGGGTAATTGAGGGCATCCTTCATGGCTCTGGGTCCTGACTTTCGTCAGGATGACGGGGCTGATTGAAACGACGTCACCCGATGACTTCGCGCCCGCCCGCGCCTACATGCGCTCGACCGAACAGAAGGAAGACGCATGAGCCTCACCGTCGCCGTCCAGATGGACCCGCTCGACAGCATCAACATCGCCGGCGACTCGACGTTCGCGCTGATGTTGTCCGCGCAGGACCGGGGCCATACGCTCTTCCATTACTCGGCCGAGGACCTGAACTACCGTGATGGCCGCGTCTGGGCGAAGGCGCATCCGGTCACCGTGCAGCGTGTCGTCGGCGATCATTTCGGCGTCGGTGAGCCCGTGAACCTCGACCTTGGCGACGAGGCCGACGTCGTGCTCATGCGGCAAGATCCCCCGTTCGATCTCGGCTATATCACCGCGACGCATCTGCTCGAACGGATCGCCGACAAGACGCTCGTCGTGAACGATCCCGCGCAGGTGCGGAACGCGCCCGAAAAGGTGTTCGTGCTCGACTACCCGCAGTTCATGCCGCCGACTTTGGTCACCCGCTCGCTCGACGAAGCCCGGAAATTCCTGGCCGAGCACGGCGCGATCGTCATCAAGCCGCTGCACGGCAATGGCGGCAAGGCGATCTTCAAGGTCGAGTCGGACGGTGCGAACCTGTCGGCGCTGATGGAGGTCTTCAACATGACGTGGCGAGAGCCGCACATGGTGCAGGCGTTCCTCCCCGACGTGGCGAAGGGCGACAAGCGGATCGTGCTGATCGACGGCGAAGTCGCGGGCGCGATCAACCGCCTGCCGGGCGAAGGCGAGATCCGCTCGAACCTCGCGGTCGGCGGGTCGGCGGAGAAGTCGGAACTGACCGACAAGGAGCGCGAGATCTGCGCGGTGCTCGGGCCGGAGCTGAAGAAGCGCGGGCTGCTGTTCGTCGGCATCGACGTGATCGGCGGCACGTGGCTGACCGAGATCAACGTGACCTCGCCGACGGGGATCGTGGCGATCGAGAAGTTCGATGGGACCGATGTCGCCGGCATGATCTGGGATGCGATCGAGGCGAAAGTCGCGGCGCGGTAATTTCGGCGCGAGGTGGTGCTGGTACGCCGAACTATCAGAAGATCACCACCCCGGCGAAGGCCGGGGTGGTGCAATGGTGGGCCGGGGTAGTGCAATGGTGGAACGCCTCGCGGAACCCATCCGGCGTCCCGGCAGTATCTCATACCCATGACCGAATTCATCCTCGATCTCATCGCCTGGGGCGGATATTTCGGTATCTTCCTGTTGATGGCGCTCGAGAATATCGTGCCGCCCGTGCCCTCCGAAGTGATCATGGGGCTTGGCGGCATGGCGGTCGCGCGGGGTAACATGAGCGTCGTGCCGCTGATCGCGTGGGGCACAGCAGGCTCGGTGGTCGGCAATTACTTCTGGTATTATATCGGCCGCAACATCGGCTACGAACGCTTCCGCCCCTTCATCGCGCGCAACGGCCGCTGGCTGACGATGGAATGGTCCGACGTCGAGAAGATCCACCGTTTTTTCGTCAAGCGCGGCGGCTGGGTCATCTTCGTGTTCCGGTTCATGCCTACCTTCCGCACGATCATCTCGCTTCCCGCGGGCATGACGTGCATGCCGATCTGGCAGTTCGTGATCTGGACCGCGGCCGGCAGCGCGATCTGGAACACCGTGCTGACCTATGCCGGGATATTGCTCGGTTCGCACTTCGAGGAACTCGACCGCTATGTCGGGCCGGTAGCGGTCGCGACGTTCGCCGTCATCATCGTCGGCTATGTCTGGCGCGTCGTCACGTGGAAGCCCAAGGGCTCGGCCTGAGTATCTCAGGCCCGCGGATGCGCGCTCCGATACACGTCCATCAGATGCGCCGCGTCCACCTGCGTATAGACCTGGGTCGAGCTCAGGCTCGCATGACCAAGCAGTTCCTGTAGCGCGCGCAGATCCGCCCCCCGCCCCAGCAAATGTGTCGCGAAGCTGTGCCGCAACGCATGCGGGGTAGTCCGCTCGCCCAGCCCCAGCCGCGCCCGCGCCATGCGCACCGCGCGACGGATCATCACGGGGGATAGCGGACCGCCCTTCGCACCCCGGAACAGGGGCGTGTCTCGTTCGATCGGCCACGGGGTTTGCGCGGCATAGGCCTCGATCGCCTCCCGCACCTGCGGCAGCAGCGGCACGACTCGCGTCTTGGCGCGCTTGCCGAGCACGCGCACCGTCTCGCCGAGCGGCAGGATGCCACCCGGCAGCGTCAGCGCCTCGCCAATGCGCAACCCTGCGCCGTACAGCAGCAGCAACACCGCCCAGTCGCGCGCACCGATCCACGGCTCGCTGGCATCGTCGGCGACGTCCTCCGCCAAGGCGACCGCCTCGGCGGGCGAGATCGGTCGCGGCAGGCCCCGCTTGACCCGCGGCCCGCGCAACCGCGGCTGCTCGGCGGCCTCGTTCGCCCAGGCGAGGAACCCCCGCACCGCCGACAATTCGCGCGCCGCCGATGCGTTGCCGAGACCATTCTCGCGCCGAAATGCAAGATACCCACGGAGGTCCGCCGCGGTCACTCGCGACAGGGCGGCGCGATCCATGCGCTCACCCCAATGCCTGTTCAGAAACGCCGTCAGCCGTTCGGCAGCAGCGCGATAGGCGCGAACGGTATGGACCGATCGCCGCCGATCACGCTCGAGATGCGTCGCCCACAGCATCGACGGGGGCAGCGTTTCGGTTACGATATCTGTATCAACCTGCATCAGGTCGACAGTAACACCCGGAACAGGCAAACAAAAATTAACCCGATCACTATATTCGAGCCTCATGCCGGCTGTCGATCTCATGACGAACAACTTTTCAGATGAAGCACAACGCGTAGAAGCGCTTCACGCACTTGCATTGCTCGATAGCGAGCCCGAACGCGAATTCGACGCGCTGGTAGCGCTCGCCGCGGAAATGCTCGGTTGCCCTAACGCTCTACTGACGCTCGTCGATAGTGAACGTCTTTGGATAAAAGCCGCAAGCGACGGGGAACGCGGGGAAATCTCGCGCGAAGTCGGCATGTGCAGCTACACGATCCAAAGCCAGTCGCCGCTGGTGATCGAAGATCTGGCGGGCGATATGCGGTTTGCCGCCAATCCCTTCACGCAGCCACCCGATGGCATACGATTCTACGCGGGTGCTCCCGTTCATGCCAAGGACGAGCATGGCGAACAATATGCGATCGGTTCGATCTGTGTCGTCGACACTGTCCCGCGTTCGCTGAACGACGCCGGTCGCAAGGCGCTGACGCATCTCGCGACGCTGGCCGAGGCGATGATCGCGGCGCGGTCCGCTGCACGCCAAGCGATCGCGATTGCCACTACTGCCGATCGCCAGGCGGCGGCGCTCGCGCGGCAGGACCGTGTGTTCCGGCAGGCGGAGCGAATGGCGGCGATCGGATCGTGGCGAGTCACGTTGGCCGACGACAAGCTGCAATGGTCGGACGGCGTATACCGTATCCACG from Sphingomonas faeni encodes:
- a CDS encoding penicillin-binding protein activator codes for the protein MADATTIGQSGPLSMGTFGRWATLAAACLLSACQTIVPRGPVEPSQQRPTTRPVDRPDIGVETGIPRDAERNRVALLVPLSGSNAGVGTSIANATMLALLDTQNQRVRITNYDTATGAAAAAQRAIAEGAQLILGPLLADDVRAVAPIARAANIPVLSFSNDLGVAGNGAYLMGYVPTQSIARVVDFAKERGVSNFAGLVPNGLYGERASTAFLRAVEGAGGQVVSLQTYARGPGGVSGAVTRLAAKAPYDAVLIADGGATAASAAAMVKRGVGASTRILGTELWNSDTAIAAKPALSGAWYASVSDTLYRQYAAKYRARFGAGPYRLSSLGYDSVLLTVRIARDWKPGTPFPVNRLRDGDGFAGIDGAFRFGKDNVAERALEVKEIRGGTTTVVSPAPAGFGK
- the rsmI gene encoding 16S rRNA (cytidine(1402)-2'-O)-methyltransferase, with amino-acid sequence MTVPMNPETLLDPGLYIVATPIGNLGDLSPRAADILRRADVIAVEDSRVTAGLLRHIGTKTPMVPYHDHSAEGVRPALIARMATQAVALVSDAGTPLISDPGFKLVRDARAAGHLVVTIPGPCAAVAALTLAGLPTDRFLFVGFLPSKMHARAEAIAEVATIRATLVMYESGPRLGACLAALLEGLGDREAAVTREISKKFEEAVTGTLSTLAERYADAPPRGEIVIVVAPPGEAPPASAEDGDAALTEALTRLSTGQAASEVAKKLGLDRKALYARALELKAEKG
- a CDS encoding YraN family protein, with translation MRDRRSAEIAGRRGERLAGWWLRLKGWSILDRRVRTPAGEVDLVVRKGNLIAFVEVKTRATAAELDFAIDERRLARVAAAAEYLMPRYAGPGDDIRVDVILLAPGTRPRHIENAWIG
- the gshB gene encoding glutathione synthase → MSLTVAVQMDPLDSINIAGDSTFALMLSAQDRGHTLFHYSAEDLNYRDGRVWAKAHPVTVQRVVGDHFGVGEPVNLDLGDEADVVLMRQDPPFDLGYITATHLLERIADKTLVVNDPAQVRNAPEKVFVLDYPQFMPPTLVTRSLDEARKFLAEHGAIVIKPLHGNGGKAIFKVESDGANLSALMEVFNMTWREPHMVQAFLPDVAKGDKRIVLIDGEVAGAINRLPGEGEIRSNLAVGGSAEKSELTDKEREICAVLGPELKKRGLLFVGIDVIGGTWLTEINVTSPTGIVAIEKFDGTDVAGMIWDAIEAKVAAR
- a CDS encoding DedA family protein, whose product is MTEFILDLIAWGGYFGIFLLMALENIVPPVPSEVIMGLGGMAVARGNMSVVPLIAWGTAGSVVGNYFWYYIGRNIGYERFRPFIARNGRWLTMEWSDVEKIHRFFVKRGGWVIFVFRFMPTFRTIISLPAGMTCMPIWQFVIWTAAGSAIWNTVLTYAGILLGSHFEELDRYVGPVAVATFAVIIVGYVWRVVTWKPKGSA
- a CDS encoding tyrosine recombinase XerC; this translates as MLWATHLERDRRRSVHTVRAYRAAAERLTAFLNRHWGERMDRAALSRVTAADLRGYLAFRRENGLGNASAARELSAVRGFLAWANEAAEQPRLRGPRVKRGLPRPISPAEAVALAEDVADDASEPWIGARDWAVLLLLYGAGLRIGEALTLPGGILPLGETVRVLGKRAKTRVVPLLPQVREAIEAYAAQTPWPIERDTPLFRGAKGGPLSPVMIRRAVRMARARLGLGERTTPHALRHSFATHLLGRGADLRALQELLGHASLSSTQVYTQVDAAHLMDVYRSAHPRA